From a single Chloroflexota bacterium genomic region:
- a CDS encoding LysM peptidoglycan-binding domain-containing protein — protein sequence MKLYRISFVFLVIILTLGLAACERSASPPPAGADETNIDYPVVDENATLAPKEQLVNISTQTAMAAEGGAMPAAEVAEMENAAPAEEAAPAEEVKPTATQEPEAAPAAQPQPEPEEEKEVKTNYEVPNSYTLQPGEFPYCLARRFDVAPAALLSANGLSTSSVTYPGMVLTIPTNAGAFNQGARALRQHPTSYTVSAGDTLNSIACLFGNVDPRAIASKNGLSGTYTLNVGQVLQIP from the coding sequence ATGAAACTATATCGAATATCATTTGTTTTTCTGGTTATTATCCTGACTTTGGGTTTAGCGGCTTGTGAACGCTCTGCTTCGCCTCCCCCCGCGGGCGCCGATGAAACGAATATAGATTATCCGGTGGTAGACGAAAATGCTACCCTCGCTCCCAAAGAGCAGCTTGTAAATATCTCAACACAAACGGCGATGGCCGCCGAGGGTGGCGCAATGCCCGCTGCTGAAGTAGCCGAAATGGAAAACGCCGCTCCTGCCGAGGAGGCAGCTCCGGCTGAAGAAGTAAAACCAACAGCAACTCAGGAACCCGAAGCAGCTCCGGCTGCTCAACCCCAGCCAGAACCTGAAGAAGAGAAAGAAGTCAAAACCAATTACGAAGTTCCAAACAGCTATACTCTGCAGCCTGGCGAATTCCCCTACTGCCTGGCGCGCCGTTTTGATGTTGCTCCGGCTGCGTTGCTCTCTGCTAATGGCCTTTCTACATCTTCTGTAACCTATCCCGGCATGGTGCTGACTATTCCCACAAACGCTGGAGCCTTTAATCAAGGCGCGCGAGCGCTGCGCCAGCATCCCACCAGTTATACGGTTTCGGCTGGCGACACGCTTAATTCCATTGCTTGCCTCTTTGGTAATGTAGATCCGCGCGCAATTGCCTCCAAAAACGGATTGAGTGGCACCTATACGCTCAATGTTGGGCAAGTTCTCCAGATACCGTAA
- a CDS encoding NUDIX hydrolase: MFETLQSVNKYQGRAFSVRQDQVRLPDDRITHLDIVAHSGAVTILPLDENENVWFVRQYRHATGEEFLELPAGTLEDGEPPIECARRELQEEIGMAAADMQKLGEFFIAPGYSTEYMYVYRATGLIPSVLPGDDDEFISVEIIPLPEVLQMVRAGQLRDAKTLAALMLATVID, from the coding sequence ATGTTTGAAACGCTTCAATCTGTAAATAAATATCAAGGCCGGGCATTTTCGGTGCGCCAGGATCAAGTGCGCCTGCCGGATGACCGCATTACGCATCTGGATATAGTTGCGCATAGCGGCGCTGTTACCATTCTTCCGCTGGATGAAAACGAGAATGTCTGGTTTGTGCGTCAGTATCGTCATGCCACAGGCGAAGAATTTCTCGAACTCCCGGCGGGGACGCTCGAAGATGGAGAACCCCCCATCGAGTGCGCCCGGCGAGAACTTCAGGAAGAGATTGGCATGGCCGCTGCGGATATGCAGAAGTTGGGCGAATTTTTCATCGCTCCAGGCTATTCCACCGAATATATGTACGTTTACCGGGCGACCGGCCTGATTCCCTCGGTGTTGCCCGGCGACGATGACGAATTCATCAGCGTGGAGATAATCCCGTTGCCTGAGGTGCTGCAAATGGTGCGTGCCGGGCAATTGCGCGACGCTAAAACCCTGGCGGCGCTGATGTTGGCTACTGTGATAGATTGA